From the Papilio machaon chromosome 13, ilPapMach1.1, whole genome shotgun sequence genome, the window gttaaaataaaaataaatataaagttagttGTAAATATAGGTATATCGtagaaattttgtacaaatagaataataaaaaaaatatatgtcgtgttaatgtataattttgtacattattttatcatccATCTAACCTTGTTTAAGTTGGTCACGACATTACACAATATTCACAATGcacctaataaaatatttaaacttgcACAACAACTAAATGCTACAAAATGCATTAAACATGACATTTTACCTTCAGTATCCGTATTGTTTGGGTCAATATGACAAAAACTTCGTGCAAATCCCTCGTTAAAGATTACTGCACAAGTTGCACTTTTGCAGGGGTTCATTTTATAGCTGATAATACCAGACATTGGTCTGAAAGGTAAGCaagtaatattacatataactTTACGACTTCGGATCTAAAACCACGCTTGAtcataagaataaaaaaataataacaggtTCCTATGGATGATACTGGTGATCCTTTCCTGGTATGGATCAGCGTTATTGATAATAGCGGCGTGGGATGCCTTCGTTACGAATCCCATCAGTTTTGGTGTGGAGACAACGTACACAGATTGGGACACCAAGTTGCCAGCAGTGGCCATCTGCGAAGCGAATAACAAACTTATGATCTACAACGTTTCTGACACGTTAGTGATACATATTCGTAATTACCCTCAAAATTTGTGTCAATAATAAATTGCTAAATCCTTGTCACGCAATACCTAATATTGAACCCAAAATATGAATTACAAATTAGTTAATTTGATCTTGAGGAAACGTACCAAGCTTCAAAAgtatgtttgaattttaatatacttggtaaaaaatataatcatccattacaaaattaagaaaGTTCGGTCTTTCATATACAATACGCATTGTTcgcacaattttattattttaggatCTGGACGCCTAACCATCTTTTAGATCTTGAAGATGCGCTGAAAGATGTTGCATACTTCCGTGGTTCTTGTTACCGACTAATCGAtgtctgttataaaaataacaatccgGACCCCTTCTGTCAAACTTCAAACTACAGTTACTATGCGAAACTGGTGAGAAGTGGATGTCGGCAGACATTGAGTAACTGTTCCTACAATGACCAGAACTTCAATTGCTGCCAGTACTTTCAACCGATAGACACGGATATGGGGACTTGCTATATTATCAATTCAATACAGACTAAGTAAGACCGTTCACTATATTTTCTTAGGAAGAAGTTAAACTACATTCTAGAGACTTTCGCACATCTAAAGACTATGAGGCAATTCACGAAACTAAAGttgatttattgaaaatagtaatttattaaacataattggATTGTAATGTCTCGTAGCTTTTTCGCGTTTACTAAGTAAAGATTCATTTCAGAAAACCCAATCCATATAAAATGGTTGTGAACATGAAACAAAAACGCGGAGTACTTAAGTTTGATGTTTTATTGCCTTCCATGGTAAGAATTAGTTTTTCTTACGAATATTTAGATTGTGTGTATCATAAAATAGattacaaaagtattttttaagatatacACTTTGGGAGAAGATGAAGTACCCACCATCACATCGTCAAAATATTCgacattgaaaattaaacttgGACACGGTTATCGGTAAGAATTTAGCAATCGatccttatttttttgttttctttagttTCATTTATGTTCCTTTAAGAAAATCTCACTCAAAATGCAATCACAAGCGATtgcattttgaaaaattctgtAGTCAGTCGAAAAAAAACAGTTGCCTTTTTCCACCTTGACCTTGTTTTACCAGTAGTCTTTTTTCCATTTTTGTATTATCCAATGACTACGTTTGTCTATGAAATCAAATGAATTGATAGACTCAAAGAATTTTGGAACTTACTAGGCGTCAACTGACAGTAAGAAACATCGAGAACGACCCATTGGTGGTAGAGACGAATCCGGAGCAGCGCGCTTGCCGCATCCATTCCGAGAACGACGGCCTCTACCCGCACTATTCGTACAGCGCCTGTACGGTTCTTTGCCGCAAGCGCGCGCAGCAGCGCATCTGTCACTGCAACGATCACTTCATGCTGGAcactagtaaataatttggttTACAAATTATCCGTACATAGAGTAGGATCTGGAAACCTAGAGATCTGAACAGTATATAGGCAGTAGTACATAGTAAATTCGAACATGACTGATATTGCAGGCGTACCAGAGCATTGCAACATAACAGGCATGTTGTGTCTGCATACACATGAGGGCGATCTAACAGCGCTTAAACCGCAATGGGCGCTACACCGTCGCGGCATGACCTGCCACTGTTTGCCTTCTTGCGACGAAACTGAGATAACTATCATCAAAGATGTCATTAGTTCGTAAGTTACAACATTACACGTTGGATTACCTAAGTCAACAGACGTCTTGCATAAACGTCTAGTACgtcacagaattaaaaactagtaattaatttaagtaaccaCCATACTAATACCACTATGACACTCCGAACAAGAATATGAAATGAATGACATCTCAATCTTTGAAATCGTTCAAGCCATTAAGGCTACAGGAGGTTACAATACAACAGACTTGAGTAAGTACATTATCTGTGAATATCATTACTCTCCTGTTAATCTAGCGAAAactatatttactaaaattccGTCCGATTGTGGATAGAAGTTCAATCTGCAACGGATTGACACCAATATTTATCGTAAAGTTGAATGATGAAAACCAATCCGcattgggccagcgtggttgactatggcctaatcacccctaaattggggtaggctccgagcccctcggtggggacgtatagtgagctgatgatgatgatgatgatgatgatgaatgatgaaattaatacttttaacCTCAAATAACTCCTTAgcataaaacaacataaattgTACCTTATAGTTGCtataaatagtattaaatcAGAAGATATTGTTCCTGCACCTAAGTAAATACATTCTGTTTTGTCGCTTCGCTCTAAAGcacttaaattgtttacttgCTCTGAGAGAAGCATAAAGTAAAATGGAAAATTATACAGAGTTTGTAAGCAAAGTTTGCATACGACATACGctattattattcaagtttGGTGTTATAGTCCAGTATATAAAATACgttacttattttctttaatgtaaAGCTGGCTTATGCGCATATCAATGAGGGTTGTCTACGGTTAggcacaaaatttaattaaaaatcgcaaaacaacttaatattgagattttttattattttattatttaaattaaattaattaaattatcccCCAATTCTATCaactgtaattttgttttttaattggtttaattaattttatattcatgtgTTTTTCAGCCATAAAAGCAAAGAGAAAAAAGCGTTTGTCGAGATAGTACTTGCATATTTACCCACGGAAAGATTTAAGAGAAACGTGGTAAGAAGCCGACTGGATCTAGTGGGTAAGAAATGAGATACAATTGTTATCAACATTATTGTAAAGAaacaatatttgattattCGTCTGTtccaaataaattcaaaataacagAGACAAAAATAAAGCTTACCGTCAATTTCAATAGTCGTAACAGACATTTTTGTTCTCTCGATCATTTTCAAAGAGTATGAAAGGGATGGAAATATTGTTATACAGATTACAGATATTGTGATAGTGAGGACTCaccataacataaaatttatatttcctaGTGTCAGTTGGAGGCACAACGGGACTATTCGTTGGTGCAAGTCTACTCAGCTTCGTTGAACTTATATTCTACTTCACTGTACGCTTCGCTGGCAATTTTTggatagttaaaaataaaaacaaaaatggaaTTGAACAAATGAATGCGACAAGTACTGGCAAAAGTCTGGAGACGACACAAACTGGCAGGCGAGCGATAAGatttgaaaaaacattttttcaacaGACCAGAGCAcagaattttatgtaaacaaacacATATTAAGATTTAGCTTATCAAAATTGTTGTTTCTCCTGAATTAATAAGTAACTGCGTCAGTTAAATGCgtcttacttttaatttatttttcatttgagTACATTTGTAACGCTTTAATTCTATTGAGCATACTTTAGCAGAAATTATTTGGTGtgttaataacataaaacttttgttgcattactttgttataagaatattttccacgatttttaagtaatttttaaagaaataaatatgaatttccaataaaacacaataataaatacaacacaagtttgtttgtttggCGTAAAGGATATACCTTATCTTTTCTGTAGTTTTTCATACTGGACTTCAAGATGTTTCCTGATAACGTCATAATAAGGTTACTTGATAGTCTTACCGGAAAAAATCTGGCCAGATAATGTGTCTTAACTATCTGTAACACTAGTAGTGATTTAACAAATTACGGTTACAGAATGTCGCATGTCTAATAGATCTCCTAGTAGTACCTGACGAAGAGAACTTCGAATCTCCACTACTCATTCTTAAGACAATTCATACTAAACTAATTATAAACGACTCACGTATAGGTTTGAGCCTAGTGTCATTTTCTATTCTCTATTCTTGATTTTATTCCTCcataaagtaaaatgttaaaaaattaaccacaattttttgcaatatttaagtttttatttaattttagaaaacataaattgtacttttaatagtaaattactattattataagaaataatatcttctaatttaactattaaaacatgaaatacGAAATAACAAgatacttattacatttaattagacTTTATCactaatctaaaaattaacaagttcaaattaacattttaattttatcatttttacaagaatgatttaaatacgaaatactttattacataatagACGAAATCCTATATttgtgcataaaatattttatttaattatttcatataacaACTAAGaactaatatttatctttaatatcACAATAGATAATGCAAATATCAGTAGTTCCTAGCCAACATTCGCCATGGTCGGTGCACGTAGCGCTGCCTTTGTCAGTGTCGCCTCATGATCCACCAGCGGCTGCAGGGGCTGTGCAGCTCAAAACGACGATACCTCAAGCAGTGCCACTGTGGCACCTGTTTCATACGCCGCAGCGCTTCCAGCTGGAATACAAATACCATATTATTAAAGTGGCTAAATTCTAGTACTCTTTCCCTTATTTTGTAATGTGAATTTGCCGGGAATGAAAATGTCTTCATAACATCTGGTTcttaattattagttaaacGAACCAATTTAGCTTTTCTAGCTTTTGAACTTAGGTTACATTGTTTAGCTTTAGGGTAGCAAGCTATAAGTTTGATTTTCTATCTCGGTAGTTTATTTTGAACCCACAAATGGTTTATCATGCACCAACTATAGAAATCTACATCCCCAATTCAACGCGTATCGTTAATATATCATCTAGTAATAACTAGAATATATCGACCAGACTAGTTAAATGCATATTGGTCATAACTGcaagtaattttaaacaaaatctgAGTTAATATTCcaagttatttttatcaagtaGGGAtctcaaaattaaatagataattgcagttataaataatgaaaagtcCGTGAAGTATTGTATttcttaaatgaaatataatagaaGTTTAAAGTTCagaatttttgtatatataaatactctATAATCTTTAATGATATTAGAATAATCGTTCACAGAGCTTAGCACTTATGGCGGGAGTTTGCGATGTATGATTCGATTAAAATTgtgcaaattaaaaagtaaaaatactcACATAATCAATGCTTTCACTCGGTGCTGGAtgtgaataattaaaagaaaccaAACAAACAAGCACAATAAAtagtatacataaattattgaacTTCATTTTCACAGATCACGAACGATTTTCGTTTGCACTTATTTTCCCGCGAATTTTTAGACGCTCTTTTGACGTGTACTCTATGCTAAGCGATTCCGTCAAATGTCTGGATTCTCTAACGTTCCCGCTGCTTATAAAGGACCCACCCACACGCTTTCTTCTACTAGGGTTTTTTTTCCTAACAAATATAACTCTTAAAAGGTGGTTTTACCcagtactaattaaattacagaGCGGAAAACTCTCTTAACAGtcgtaattaaaacaatttaacccCATAAACATGTTATACTCACTGTTCTCCAAaggaaattaactttaataccCGAACAAGTAACCTTCAAGtgctttactttttattcttaatttaaaattattttattttttatcttaccCTTATTatatcttaccaatattataaatgcgaatgtttggatgtattgGTCTAGAATGGCTTAATgtatttggcatagatgtagatcatagtctggaagaatacatacgAGGACGAAGTCCAAAGCTAGTCTGAAATAAGCAGAATTCAGGACAgttgaaagttttaataatactttagtaaaataactagaacaatttttttttaccgttTACTCCCGAAACACgtgtaaataacatattaccATCCTTcttattctctttgaaaaatatacagataaaaatatgttttacactaAAAACTCAtggttttatactttttatatacgCTTCTATCATTTCATTATTCGCAACAATAGTGTTTCTACAACGAGACAGTTGAAGATAACATCTTTTGTCATCGTAGAGCGtttcaaaataatgtaaagagaataaaatattacaactgTCTTCAAGACATCGCCTTTAATAGAAACGTGTAGGTGTTATCTACATTGTACCTCAAgacataagaataaaataatcttttattcCTTCTGTCTCAGAAATATTAGTTcaagtaaaacataaaacagaCGCAAACAGACTACTTACTCTTATCAGTAAACGAGAGTACAGCATAATATTATGAAGACATTAAATGATAACCTATGACTTTAGTGTAGTCTCCTTGCATTCGGAATATGTAAACAAACACCAATTGCTTATCTCTTCCGTTTGTTCAAGGAATTTCCACTCACTACCGCTTTTTAacgcttttaattttgttacgaataatgtataaac encodes:
- the LOC106717706 gene encoding sodium channel protein Nach; protein product: MILVILSWYGSALLIIAAWDAFVTNPISFGVETTYTDWDTKLPAVAICEANNKLMIYNVSDTLVIHIRNYPQNLIWTPNHLLDLEDALKDVAYFRGSCYRLIDVCYKNNNPDPFCQTSNYSYYAKLVRSGCRQTLSNCSYNDQNFNCCQYFQPIDTDMGTCYIINSIQTKKPNPYKMVVNMKQKRGVLKFDVLLPSMITKVFFKIYTLGEDEVPTITSSKYSTLKIKLGHGYRRQLTVRNIENDPLVVETNPEQRACRIHSENDGLYPHYSYSACTVLCRKRAQQRICHCNDHFMLDTSVPEHCNITGMLCLHTHEGDLTALKPQWALHRRGMTCHCLPSCDETEITIIKDVISSHKSKEKKAFVEIVLAYLPTERFKRNVVRSRLDLVVSVGGTTGLFVGASLLSFVELIFYFTVRFAGNFWIVKNKNKNGIEQMNATSTGKSLETTQTGRRAIRFEKTFFQQTRAQNFM